In Tachysurus vachellii isolate PV-2020 chromosome 12, HZAU_Pvac_v1, whole genome shotgun sequence, the following are encoded in one genomic region:
- the ppm1f gene encoding protein phosphatase 1F codes for MGTKDQDGAQSFLKSFVEEFVNPLGHDDPLPLAPLSRTVTLDEVKGESLDLGLRLLTARNAPGWLSASMCHAAVTELLKDDLSPFHCPKDPEQQQEGEAEVVLLQSEPVQRLFINKLREVGVAWQKQLPNLIPRSSRSNLCSVHAIRNTRRKMEDRHVMLPEFNQLFGLQDGVEREYYGVFDGHGGVDAATYTSTHLHVVLSRQETLKSDAAVAFKNSFIQTDEMFRIKARRERMRSGSTGVAVLLAADWLTVSWLGDSQAMLVKKGEPVILMDPHKPEREDEKKRIEDLGGCIAFMGCWRVNGTYAVSRAIGDFDQKPYVSNAADCSSVQLSGDEDYVLLACDGFFDVLRPADVPALVLEALREAGGSGQDVAQSLVAQAKAAGSSDNITVLLVFLREPRDLVLSETTAGKV; via the exons ATGGGGACGAAAGACCAGGACGGAGCTCAGAGCTTTCTGAAAAGTTTTGTGGAGGAGTTTGTAAACCCGCTGGGCCACGATGACCCGCTTCCTCTCGCACCACTCAGCCGCACTGTGACGCTGGATGAGGTGAAGGGTGAAAGCCTGGACCTGGGGCTTCGACTGCTGACTGCCAG GAACGCCCCTGGCTGGTTGAGTGCGTCAATGTGCCATGCTGCGGTCACTGAGCTTCTAAAAGATGACCTTTCACCTTTCCACTGCCCTAAAGACCCTGAACAGCAGCAGGAAGGTGAAGCAGAAGTAGTTT TGCTGCAGTCTGAGCCTGTTCAGCGTCTGTTTATCAACAAGCTAAgagaagtgggtgtggcctggcAGAAACAGCTGCCCAATCTGATTCCTCGGTCCTCACGGTCCAACCTCTGCTCGGTCCACGCCATTCGGAACACACGCAGAAAGATGGAGGATCGGCACGTGATGCTGCCTGAGTTTAATCAGCTGTTCGGGTTACAG GACGGCGTGGAGCGCGAGTACTACGGCGTGTTCGACGGTCACGGAGGCGTCGATGCCGCCACTTACACCTCGACTCACCTGCACGTCGTCCTCAGCCGACAAGAGACGCTTAAGAGCGACGCCGCCGTGGCTTTTAAAAACTCCTTCATACAAACGGACGAGATGTTCAGAATCAAGGCCAGGAGAGAG CGTATGCGCAGTGGCAGTACGGGCGTGGCCGTTTTGCTGGCTGCTGATTGGCTGACGGTGTCCTGGCTGGGCGACTCGCAGGCCATGCTGGTGAAGAAGGGCGAGCCCGTCATCCTCATGGACCCACATAAACCCGAGAGAGAG GATGAGAAGAAGAGAATAGAAGATCTCGGTGGCTGCATTGCCTTCATGGGCTGCTGGCGTGTTAACGGGACATATGCTGTTTCCCGGGCGATAG GTGATTTCGATCAGAAGCCTTACGTGTCCAACGCAGCAGACTGTTCCTCGGTTCAGCTGAGTGGAGATGAGGACTACGTACTGCTGGCGTGCGACGGTTTCTTCGACGTCTTGCGGCCGGCCGACGTTCCCGCCCTGGTGCTGGAGGCCCTGCGTGAGGCAGGTGGCTCAGGGCAGGACGTCGCTCAGAGCCTGGTGGCTCAGGCCAAAGCTGCAGGCTCCAGCGACAACATCACCGTCCTGCTGGTGTTTCTGCGTGAGCCACGAGACCTTGTACTGTCAGAGACGACGGCAGGGAAAGTGTGA